The Tripterygium wilfordii isolate XIE 37 chromosome 18, ASM1340144v1, whole genome shotgun sequence nucleotide sequence ATCCAATTTACACACCTCAAACTGATTCCAATCACAGCATTTCCTTATGACCAACAAAAGTTCACCATACAAGGACTCCACTAGATAGATGCAGCGATAATCTCCAAAATTAGGTACCCTGCATACAAATTCTAGGGTTTCGGAGATTAGAGTGCAGATGAAAACTCTCCTAAGCTCGTCAATTACATAGAATTCTCCCTTATAGCACACAATACCTTCTACTCctaaatttgttttcaaaatcctcCACTTTTCATCTCCTACTGTACATAAAGCTAATTTAGATCTATAATAGTAATTGACAAGAACCGAACACCCGGGATTCGATGGGCATGAGGATACGATCACCTTATTTATATAGTAATCTCCGCCAGATGACTTATCAAAACGAGAAAAAGAATCCAAAGACGGCTTTAATGTATCTATAGACGGAAGTAGAACCTGGGATTTTGAGATCACATTCAACAGATGCATCTTGTGCGGACAATCGACACCAATTGTCAGTAACCATCCATTGGAGGAGCAAGGAATCCAACGACGGCAAGTTTCCTGAAGGTGAAGATCACGAGTTTCTCGTGTTGTGAGGTCGAACAAAGTCCAAGAGTTCGTTTTTAGGGTTTCGTTTGGAAACAGTAGAAGCGGAATGAACTTCCGGTAGACATGAAGAGCGACTGGTCGCCATGAAGTGCAGACAAAGCTGCACCGGAGAACATCGACATCAATTTCTAAGCGATTGAAGATCAACTCTAAGAGCTCTTTGAGAAGACTGCACCAGGAATTTGAAGACGCCATAAACTCGCAAATTAAATTTGAGGCCTCAAGAGTATCAGACTCGGCACAGGCACAGTCTATTTGGGTAGTCAGTGGCACTGTAGCATGTAGGTGGAAAAAAAGGGTTACGGGTCGGTTTTGGATTGGACAACAATATGAtcgtttacgaaatatttattcGTCCGGATTCTAACCCGAATTAGATTTCAGACgtatttattttatcaaaacCGGCTTGATTTaaaatcggacaataacctaatatgggttagggtccgaacaaataaattgaacaaaatttatgtgtttggacccagaTCTGGTTTCAATCTaacaaaatttttttgtgttaGACTCATATTTCTAGCATATAACTCACgtccaaacttaatttaattcaaATCGAACAAAGTCGACCATCCATAAATGACAGAGTTTTGCCACCGCTAAGTGATGACAGCTCCATGTATATAGGGGGTGGCAAAACACTATCTAATCTACATCATCAAATTTGTCCAACATGAATAagtcaagtttggacataagttatatttatatatctgaaatccaaatttaaacataaaaattatttttgtctaATTTAAAACTAGGTCcatatacaaacatataaatattgttcaatttttTCTCTTAATCCTAACCCAAATTACATTATTATTCGATTTATTTATTCAGATTTAAACAAATCGAAATTTGTTCATTTAAGTATTGTCGAAATCTAATTTGGGTTAAAATCGTACATGTAAATATTTAGTAGACACATGATGGTCCGACCCCAACcatacattttttaaaaataaaagctGTCGAATTGACGCAAATGAGTGGATACGGTGACGTACGTA carries:
- the LOC119983575 gene encoding putative F-box protein At5g55150, which encodes MASSNSWCSLLKELLELIFNRLEIDVDVLRCSFVCTSWRPVALHVYRKFIPLLLFPNETLKTNSWTLFDLTTRETRDLHLQETCRRWIPCSSNGWLLTIGVDCPHKMHLLNVISKSQVLLPSIDTLKPSLDSFSRFDKSSGGDYYINKVIVSSCPSNPGCSVLVNYYYRSKLALCTVGDEKWRILKTNLGVEGIVCYKGEFYVIDELRRVFICTLISETLEFVCRVPNFGDYRCIYLVESLYGELLLVIRKCCDWNQFEVCKLDLKLRTLFSVKNLRNQALFLGINGSAVVARGCSRFGKGNCIYFIAYDHPFMSPFFMGHCGPAMFDMEMEKFEWFHETEFSNFENFRKFHWISPDICH